A window of Streptomyces caniferus contains these coding sequences:
- a CDS encoding pyridoxal phosphate-dependent aminotransferase: MQVIQSTKLANVCYEIRGPVLEEAMRLEAAGHRILKLNTGNPAAFGFECPPEILEDILRSVGTAHGYGDAKGLLSARRAVMQHYQTKGVELSVDDIYLGNGVSELIQMSMQALLDDGDEVLVPAPDYPLWTASVSLSGGTAVHYRCDEQADWMPDLADIERKVTDRTKAIVVINPNNPTGAVYDDELLRGIAEIARRHNLIVCADEIYDKILYDGVTHTPFASLAPDLLTLTFNGLSKSYRVAGYRSGWMAVCGPKAHAASYIEGLTILANMRLCANMPAQHAVATALGGRQSINELVLPGGRLLEQRDTAYELLTQIPGVSCVKPKGALYAFPRLDPNVYKIKDDRRMVLDLLRAEKIMIVHGTGFNWPEPDHFRLVTLPSKDDLTDAVTRIGSFLDGYGQY, translated from the coding sequence ATGCAGGTGATCCAGTCAACGAAGCTCGCCAACGTCTGCTACGAAATCCGTGGCCCGGTGCTCGAGGAGGCCATGCGGCTGGAGGCGGCGGGTCACCGCATCCTCAAGCTCAACACCGGCAACCCGGCGGCGTTCGGCTTCGAGTGCCCGCCCGAGATCCTGGAGGACATCCTCCGCTCGGTCGGCACGGCCCACGGCTACGGCGACGCGAAGGGCCTGCTCTCCGCCCGCCGGGCGGTGATGCAGCACTACCAGACCAAGGGCGTCGAGCTCTCCGTCGACGACATCTACCTGGGCAACGGCGTCTCCGAGCTCATCCAGATGTCGATGCAGGCGCTGCTGGACGACGGCGACGAGGTTCTGGTGCCGGCCCCGGACTATCCGCTGTGGACGGCGTCGGTGTCCCTCTCCGGCGGCACCGCCGTGCACTACCGCTGCGACGAGCAGGCGGACTGGATGCCGGACCTCGCCGACATCGAGCGCAAGGTCACCGACCGCACCAAGGCCATCGTCGTCATCAACCCCAACAACCCCACGGGTGCGGTGTACGACGACGAGCTGCTCCGGGGGATCGCGGAGATCGCCCGTCGGCACAACCTGATCGTCTGCGCCGACGAGATCTACGACAAGATCCTCTACGACGGCGTCACCCACACCCCCTTCGCCTCGCTCGCCCCCGACCTGCTGACCCTGACCTTCAACGGGCTGTCGAAGTCGTACCGGGTGGCGGGCTACCGCAGCGGCTGGATGGCGGTCTGCGGCCCGAAGGCGCACGCCGCCTCGTACATCGAGGGGCTGACGATCCTCGCCAATATGCGGCTGTGCGCCAATATGCCGGCCCAGCACGCGGTCGCCACGGCCCTCGGGGGCCGCCAGTCGATCAACGAGCTGGTGCTGCCCGGCGGCCGGCTGCTGGAGCAGCGCGACACGGCGTACGAGCTGCTGACCCAGATCCCCGGTGTCAGCTGCGTCAAGCCGAAGGGTGCGCTGTACGCCTTCCCGCGGCTGGACCCCAACGTCTACAAGATCAAGGACGACCGGCGGATGGTGCTCGATCTGCTGCGCGCCGAGAAGATCATGATCGTCCACGGCACCGGCTTCAACTGGCCGGAGCCGGATCACTTCCGCCTGGTCACGCTGCCCAGCAAGGACGATCTGACGGATGCCGTCACCCGGATCGGCTCCTTCCTCGACGGTTACGGACAGTACTGA
- a CDS encoding P-loop NTPase fold protein — MTTSAHLPPPAAPSPAPSSHGPFALLNDEPVAGPGEDLLGAGRAARQLAGLLVASRASTPFTLAVDAGWGMGKSSLMRLVDAELAHAPEVHTVWYNAWTSQGADALEGLIKSVLMRFDRRVLRRALQRLSERRALLRAVRAVTTIAAGPLGAAGLVDELWRTLSVDSKARNEMRGAIGDLVQEWSQTEEFLPRRLLVVFIDDLDRCSEETVLAVCEAVKVYLDVPGLAFVIGCDRSALAPNGLLHDLSPAASAFMEKIFQTSYRIPVADQQGVREYIRRCARTVGIDQLLDERLTTMLAERSARNPRRIKRLVNGFVLEATLNPMWDDFAPEAVVRTLLLQYFYPDFYRMVAGAAGSGTGDVIAEFRTYRQVRRLLRTPGPIPAAELPTVARFLREHDLPEGDVDRRGEVLSRLERQLPSGFPDMVANQEFTSLIDGLVALPRSEELLLRLRAGAAVQPEPAAHLRPSPPGTQTPAPAYGAAQTTAPRADGALLRGVHILWVDDHPRNNDLLAGAFRAAGAVVRIARDSGAADDALAVETPTLIISDIERDGNPREGLEHIARLRRDGRYTGPVVFYAGRVTPERKAVARELGAHLTSSGTEIERLIVRAAQAEPPPDAVRP; from the coding sequence ATGACCACCTCGGCGCACTTACCCCCGCCCGCCGCCCCCTCGCCCGCACCCTCGTCGCACGGCCCGTTCGCGCTGCTCAACGACGAACCGGTGGCCGGGCCCGGTGAGGATCTGCTCGGCGCAGGACGGGCGGCCCGCCAGCTCGCCGGGCTGCTGGTCGCCTCCCGTGCCTCCACCCCCTTCACGCTCGCCGTCGACGCCGGCTGGGGCATGGGCAAGAGCAGCCTGATGCGGCTGGTCGACGCGGAGCTGGCGCACGCCCCCGAGGTGCACACCGTCTGGTACAACGCCTGGACCTCGCAGGGAGCCGACGCGCTGGAAGGGCTGATCAAGTCCGTCCTGATGCGGTTCGACCGACGGGTGCTGCGGCGGGCGCTGCAGCGGCTCTCCGAGCGGCGCGCGCTGCTCCGGGCCGTACGGGCGGTGACGACGATCGCCGCCGGACCGCTCGGGGCGGCCGGTCTGGTCGACGAGTTGTGGCGGACGCTGTCCGTCGACTCCAAGGCGCGCAACGAGATGCGCGGGGCGATCGGCGACCTGGTGCAGGAGTGGTCGCAGACCGAGGAATTCCTGCCGCGCCGGCTGCTGGTCGTCTTCATCGACGACCTCGACCGCTGCTCGGAGGAGACGGTGCTCGCGGTCTGCGAGGCGGTGAAGGTCTACCTGGACGTGCCGGGCCTGGCGTTCGTCATCGGGTGCGACCGTTCGGCGCTGGCGCCCAACGGGCTGTTACACGATCTGTCGCCCGCCGCCTCGGCGTTCATGGAGAAGATCTTCCAGACGAGCTACCGCATTCCGGTGGCGGACCAGCAGGGCGTCCGGGAGTACATCCGGCGGTGCGCCCGGACCGTCGGGATCGATCAGCTCCTGGACGAGCGGCTGACCACGATGCTCGCGGAGCGCTCGGCCCGTAACCCCCGCCGCATCAAGCGTCTGGTGAACGGCTTCGTGCTGGAGGCGACGCTCAATCCGATGTGGGACGACTTCGCTCCCGAGGCGGTCGTCAGGACGCTGCTCCTGCAGTACTTCTACCCCGACTTCTACCGGATGGTGGCCGGGGCCGCGGGCTCCGGGACGGGCGATGTGATCGCCGAGTTCCGTACCTACCGGCAGGTGCGCCGGCTGCTGCGGACCCCCGGTCCGATCCCCGCGGCGGAGCTGCCGACGGTGGCCCGTTTCCTGCGAGAGCACGATCTTCCGGAAGGGGACGTGGACCGGCGGGGCGAGGTGCTGAGCCGGCTGGAGCGCCAACTGCCCAGCGGGTTCCCCGACATGGTGGCCAACCAGGAGTTCACCTCGCTGATCGACGGTCTGGTGGCGCTGCCCCGGTCCGAGGAGCTGCTGCTCCGGCTGCGTGCGGGGGCCGCAGTGCAGCCGGAGCCCGCCGCGCACCTCCGGCCGTCGCCGCCCGGGACGCAGACACCGGCGCCGGCGTACGGCGCGGCGCAGACCACGGCGCCCCGCGCGGACGGCGCACTGTTGCGGGGCGTGCACATCCTGTGGGTGGACGACCATCCGCGGAACAACGATTTGCTGGCAGGCGCGTTCAGGGCGGCGGGCGCGGTGGTGCGGATCGCCAGGGATTCCGGCGCCGCCGACGACGCCCTGGCCGTGGAGACGCCGACGTTGATCATCTCCGACATCGAGCGGGACGGTAATCCGCGGGAGGGCCTGGAGCACATCGCCCGCCTGCGCCGTGACGGCCGCTACACCGGCCCGGTCGTCTTCTACGCGGGCCGCGTCACCCCGGAACGCAAGGCGGTGGCCCGGGAGCTGGGCGCGCATCTGACGAGCAGCGGGACCGAGATCGAGCGGCTGATCGTGCGCGCCGCCCAGGCGGAACCGCCGCCGGATGCGGTGCGGCCCTAG
- a CDS encoding enolase C-terminal domain-like protein, with product MCGAPARWASAPPGRVPPGWPPGGRVLEEFRLVWIEEPLDAYDAEGHSALVASLDTPVATGGDALRRRGAQRRGAHPADRGGRGGRRPAGCAAGPGLSPGDRARVWTVDRCEASAG from the coding sequence GTGTGCGGGGCCCCGGCTCGTTGGGCATCCGCACCGCCGGGGCGCGTACCGCCTGGGTGGCCTCCGGGCGGGCGGGTTCTGGAGGAGTTCCGGCTGGTCTGGATCGAGGAGCCGTTGGACGCGTACGACGCCGAGGGGCACTCCGCGCTCGTGGCGTCGCTGGACACCCCGGTGGCCACCGGCGGTGATGCTCTCCGGCGCCGAGGAGCACAGCGCCGAGGCGCACACCCGGCTGATCGAGGCGGGCGCGGCGGACGTCGTCCAGCCGGATGCGCCGCGGGACCGGGCCTGTCGCCGGGTGACCGGGCGAGGGTCTGGACCGTGGACCGGTGCGAGGCGTCGGCCGGCTGA
- a CDS encoding glyceraldehyde-3-phosphate dehydrogenase produces the protein MTAVNDDSFTNWKNREEIAESMIPIIGKLHRERDVTVLLHSRSLVNKSVVSILKTHRFARQIAGAELSVTETLPFLQALTSLDLGPSQIDIALLAETYRTDDRGLSVAEFTAEAVAGATGADKIERREPRDAVLYGFGRIGRLVARLLIEKSGSGNGLRLRAIVVRQGGEQDIVKRASLLRRDSIHGQFQGTITVDEANSTIIANGNEIKVIYANDPSEVDYTAYGIKDAILIDNTGKWRDREGLSKHLRPGIDKVVLTAPGKGDVPNIVHGVNHDTIKPDEQILSCASCTTNAIVPPLKAMADEYGVLRGHVETVHSFTNDQNLLDNYHKADRRGRSAPLNMVITETGAASAVAKALPELTAPITGSSIRVPVPDVSIAILSLRLGRETTRQEVLDYLRDVSLTSPLKRQIDFTTAPDAVSSDFMGSRHASIVDAGATKVDGDNAILYLWYDNEFGYSCQVIRVVQHVSGVEYPTYPAPAV, from the coding sequence GTGACTGCTGTCAATGACGACTCGTTCACCAACTGGAAGAACCGCGAGGAGATCGCGGAGTCGATGATCCCGATCATCGGGAAGCTGCACCGCGAGCGGGACGTGACGGTCCTGCTGCACAGCCGCTCCTTGGTGAACAAGTCGGTGGTCAGCATCCTCAAGACCCACCGGTTCGCCCGGCAGATCGCCGGTGCGGAACTCTCGGTCACCGAGACGCTGCCGTTTCTGCAGGCTCTCACCTCGCTCGACCTCGGCCCGTCGCAGATCGACATCGCCCTGCTCGCCGAGACGTACCGGACCGACGACCGCGGTCTCTCGGTGGCGGAGTTCACCGCCGAGGCCGTCGCGGGCGCCACGGGTGCCGACAAGATCGAGCGCCGCGAGCCGCGCGACGCCGTCCTCTACGGCTTCGGCCGCATCGGCCGTCTCGTCGCCCGCCTGCTGATCGAGAAGTCCGGTTCCGGCAACGGCCTGCGGCTGCGCGCGATCGTCGTCCGGCAGGGCGGCGAGCAGGACATCGTCAAGCGCGCCTCGCTGCTGCGCCGCGACTCCATCCACGGGCAGTTCCAGGGCACGATCACCGTCGACGAGGCGAACAGCACGATCATCGCCAACGGCAACGAGATCAAGGTGATCTACGCCAACGACCCCTCCGAGGTCGACTACACGGCGTACGGCATCAAGGACGCCATCCTCATCGACAACACCGGCAAGTGGCGCGACCGCGAGGGCCTGTCGAAGCACCTGCGCCCCGGCATCGACAAGGTCGTCCTGACGGCGCCGGGCAAGGGCGACGTCCCCAACATCGTGCACGGCGTCAACCACGACACCATCAAGCCGGACGAGCAGATCCTGTCCTGCGCCTCCTGCACCACCAACGCGATCGTCCCGCCGCTGAAGGCGATGGCGGACGAGTACGGCGTGCTGCGCGGCCACGTGGAGACCGTCCACTCGTTCACCAACGACCAGAACCTGCTGGACAACTACCACAAGGCCGACCGTCGCGGCCGCTCCGCGCCGCTCAACATGGTCATCACCGAGACCGGTGCCGCCTCGGCCGTCGCCAAGGCGCTGCCCGAGCTCACGGCCCCGATCACCGGCAGCTCGATCCGGGTCCCCGTGCCGGACGTGTCGATCGCGATCCTCAGCCTGCGGCTCGGCCGTGAGACCACCCGCCAGGAGGTCCTCGACTACCTCCGCGACGTGTCGCTGACCTCGCCGCTCAAGCGCCAGATCGACTTCACCACCGCCCCCGACGCGGTGTCGAGCGACTTCATGGGCTCGCGGCACGCCTCGATCGTCGACGCCGGTGCGACCAAGGTCGACGGCGACAACGCGATCCTCTACCTCTGGTACGACAACGAGTTCGGCTACTCGTGCCAGGTCATCCGGGTCGTCCAGCACGTCTCCGGCGTGGAGTACCCGACCTACCCGGCTCCGGCGGTCTGA
- a CDS encoding SCO4983 family protein: MYEPIRTKSVHTMAAAPEVPHRSREEELDIRLAGQLTALLTVTDELHALVTREDGGPVDGAAPDGAALAAAAEHIAEQVARLSDGHYPLRAEPSDGGSPSRAESLHQRAHTLAGNALAVATSRGDAAAMALAAERMEAHAAPLRDLATA; encoded by the coding sequence ATGTACGAACCGATCCGCACCAAGTCGGTCCACACCATGGCCGCCGCCCCGGAGGTCCCGCACCGCTCCCGCGAGGAGGAGCTGGACATCCGGCTCGCCGGACAGCTGACCGCGCTGCTCACCGTCACCGACGAGCTGCACGCCCTGGTGACCCGGGAGGACGGCGGCCCTGTGGACGGTGCCGCGCCGGACGGCGCCGCGCTGGCCGCCGCGGCGGAGCACATCGCCGAGCAGGTCGCGCGGCTGAGCGACGGCCACTACCCGCTGCGCGCCGAACCCTCCGACGGCGGCAGTCCGTCCCGTGCCGAGTCCCTGCACCAGCGCGCCCACACCCTCGCCGGCAACGCCCTCGCGGTCGCCACGTCCCGCGGTGACGCCGCGGCGATGGCCCTGGCCGCTGAGCGGATGGAGGCTCACGCCGCACCCCTGCGGGATCTCGCCACGGCGTGA